Within the Halobaculum limi genome, the region GAGCGGATGGACGCCGAGGTGACGAGCGTCCGGTCGGCGAGTCGGTTCGGCGGCGACGCCCCGCCCGTGGTCGTCACGACGCCCGACCGCCGCGTGTCGGTGAACACCAATCTCGACGGCTACCACCAGTTCGACGTGAACCTCGGCACGTGGGACCGGCGAGTTGTCGTGTTCGTCGAGCAGTAACGAGCGCCGTCGCTGACGGAGCAAGTCGGCGTGAAAATGAAGCCGCGAAGCCGTGGAAGTCAGCCCGTGCGTCGGCGTGCGTTCAGCGGAAGCCCATCGCTTCGATCTGTTCTTGATACCGATTGCGGATGGTGACTTCCGTCACCTGTGCGACGTCTGCGACCTCGCGTTGGGTCTTCTTCTCGTTGCACAGCAGCGAGGCGGCGTAGATAGCGGCGGCCGCGAACCCGGTGGGTGACTTGCCAGAGAGGAGACCCTGTTCGGCGGAGACGTCGATGATCTCGGTCGCTTTCGCCTGCGTCTCCTCGCTGAGGTTGAGCGCGGAGGCGAAGCGGGGGACGAACTGCTTGGGGTCGACCGGCTTGAGTTCGAGACCGAGTTCCTGGGAGATGTAGCGGTAGGTCCGACCGATCTCTTTCTGTTCGACACGCGAGACCTCGGCGACCTCGTCGAGGGAGCGGGGGATGCCCTCCTGTCGGCAGGCGGCGTACAGCGCCGCCGTCGCGACGCCCTCGATGGAGCGCCCGCGGATGAGGTCCTCTTTCAGCGCGCGGCGATAGATGACGGAGGCGACCTCCCGTACCGAGCGGGGAACGCCCAGCGCGGAGGCCATCCGGTCGATCTCAGACAGCGCGAACTGGAGGTTACGCTCGCCGGCGTCTTTCGTCCGAATCCGCTCTTGCCACTTGCGGAGGCGGTGCATCTGCGACCGCTTCTCCGAGGAGAGACTGCGCCCGTAGGCGTCTTTGTCCTTCCAGTCGATGGTCGTCGTCAGCCCTTTGTCGTGCATCGTCTCGGTGACGGGCGCGCCGACGCGCGACTTCGACTGCCGTTCGGAGTGGTTGAACGCCCGCCACTCCGGCCCGCGGTCGATCTGACGCTCGTCGAGGACCAAGCCGCAGTCGTCACACACCAACTCCCCCTGGTCGGCGTCCATAACGACGTTGTCGCTGGAACACTCCGGGCACGAGAGTGTCTCGTCCGACTGTTTCTCCGACTCACCGGTCTCTCGCTGTCGCTGTCGGCTCGGACCTTCCATTATAAGTTTTCTGTCGCGGCTCGTATTTAAATGTTTGGGTGGGGCGTGGAGAGAATTCGGCTGCAGGGCCACGCCCAGGCACGCTTTTCGGGTCGGAATCGGGTTGTTCGAGAACCGACAGTCATATCCCGGATGGTTTCTCCGATATTCCGGTCTGTTCGGCACAGAGACACCTTCGCGCCGCCGGATTGCGTGTGTCTGACTATCGGTATCGATCGGTGTGGAATAACTATGGCTCATTCACAAACGCTTTTGTATTACCGGCTGTACGTGTGATGTATGAGCACGCAGTCGCCCACCAACGTCCGGCAGGCCGTCGCCACGGCCGAACCGGTAGACGCCGAACCGGTCACCATCGACGCGGCCGCCCTGGAGTCGACGGCACCGGGCGACCTCCGCGACCTCCGTGCGGCGTTGGCTGAGGAGGGGTACGTCCCCGCCGGCCTGCGCGTCAGTGCCGACTTCTCGACGGACTGCTCCATCGAGACCCAGCGTGAGGCCGACCGCCTTCGGTCGCTCGTGCGCGCGGCGACCCACCTCGGTGCTGGTGAGTTGGTCGTCGAGACTGGCGACGTGACGGACGCCTCGAAAGTTGACCCCGCGCTGTCGGCGCTGTCGGAACGCGCCGAACGTGAGGGCGTCGCGGTGACTATCCACGGCGACCTCGACCGCTGAGACGTGTCGAGTCGTCGCGCGCTAGAAGGCGAGTTAGCGGTCGTCGCCGGCTTCTCTGACCCGAGCGCCAGTCTCGAACAGTACCCGACGCCGGCAGATGTGGCCGCGCACGTCGTCCACCTCGCGGACCTGCGCGACGACGTCGCGGGAAAAACGGTGCTCGATTTGGGCACGGGAACCGGAATGTTCGCGCTCGGTGCGGCGTTGCGCGG harbors:
- a CDS encoding transcription initiation factor IIB, giving the protein MEGPSRQRQRETGESEKQSDETLSCPECSSDNVVMDADQGELVCDDCGLVLDERQIDRGPEWRAFNHSERQSKSRVGAPVTETMHDKGLTTTIDWKDKDAYGRSLSSEKRSQMHRLRKWQERIRTKDAGERNLQFALSEIDRMASALGVPRSVREVASVIYRRALKEDLIRGRSIEGVATAALYAACRQEGIPRSLDEVAEVSRVEQKEIGRTYRYISQELGLELKPVDPKQFVPRFASALNLSEETQAKATEIIDVSAEQGLLSGKSPTGFAAAAIYAASLLCNEKKTQREVADVAQVTEVTIRNRYQEQIEAMGFR